In Opitutales bacterium, the following are encoded in one genomic region:
- a CDS encoding type II secretion system F family protein, giving the protein MPVFEYSALDNSGKKVRSSLQAADRRAAQRKIAARQLRPIQIQEQGAHTAPAKKKHTRPAQSVSEVHEPAGHTTSRSFNFSLPKRKKRGSTKLGLEFLKRLLELHSSGMPVGDSVRLLQQRLSDPTLKEVAQTLWRELSEGRTLADAMAEQPELFPQSVVRVIEAGEATGRLAPIIESVVAHLEEREEIKNKVLGGLAYPVFIACAAVGVAIFLIVFLLPKMQSMLDQLGSDPNIFMRILLGSSSFATTVGPFLAVGIVIGAVTLSQWRRTATGKRLSDQFLLRVPFVGTIISCGEYFQLSNLLKTLIESGINMTETMRLSERTLDNAALSGRFRQTRIDVNEGANFSQSLRQNGLFNDLSVDILSIGENTGNLAHGLGEVAKGYRRELDRTLKIMTNLITSAAMAFGFTLVALVAVGMVTSILQVSSSISLSG; this is encoded by the coding sequence ATGCCAGTATTTGAATACAGTGCCCTCGATAACTCTGGTAAGAAAGTCAGGAGTTCGTTGCAGGCTGCGGACCGCAGAGCGGCTCAGCGGAAGATAGCGGCGCGGCAGTTGCGGCCCATTCAGATACAGGAACAGGGTGCGCATACAGCGCCAGCAAAGAAGAAGCATACCCGACCCGCTCAGTCCGTTTCCGAAGTTCACGAACCCGCTGGTCACACCACCTCTCGATCCTTCAATTTTTCACTGCCGAAACGCAAGAAGCGCGGCTCAACAAAACTGGGACTCGAATTCCTCAAACGGCTACTCGAACTCCACTCATCCGGCATGCCGGTGGGCGACAGTGTGCGGCTGCTCCAGCAGCGTCTTTCCGACCCGACGCTTAAAGAAGTGGCACAGACGCTATGGCGGGAGCTTTCGGAAGGCCGCACCCTCGCGGACGCCATGGCCGAACAGCCCGAGCTTTTCCCCCAGTCCGTAGTCCGCGTCATTGAAGCAGGCGAAGCGACTGGACGCTTAGCACCGATTATCGAAAGCGTGGTGGCCCACCTCGAGGAGCGCGAGGAAATCAAAAACAAGGTCTTGGGTGGGTTAGCCTATCCCGTATTTATCGCATGCGCGGCAGTCGGTGTAGCAATTTTTCTGATCGTATTTCTCTTACCAAAAATGCAGAGCATGCTCGACCAGCTCGGAAGCGATCCGAATATCTTCATGCGCATTCTTTTGGGATCGTCATCGTTTGCGACGACTGTCGGTCCATTCCTCGCAGTTGGAATTGTGATAGGTGCTGTTACCCTTTCCCAATGGCGACGGACTGCCACCGGCAAGCGGCTATCAGATCAGTTTCTTCTGCGCGTCCCCTTTGTTGGTACAATTATTTCCTGCGGCGAGTATTTTCAGCTCTCCAATTTACTCAAAACGCTCATCGAGTCTGGGATTAATATGACCGAAACCATGCGTCTGAGTGAGCGCACGTTAGACAACGCCGCCTTATCGGGTCGTTTTCGTCAGACTCGAATCGATGTAAACGAGGGAGCCAATTTTTCTCAATCGCTACGCCAGAATGGGCTCTTCAACGACTTGTCTGTCGACATCCTCAGCATCGGCGAAAACACGGGTAACCTTGCCCATGGTTTGGGAGAGGTTGCCAAAGGCTATCGGCGCGAACTGGATCGCACCCTTAAGATCATGACCAACCTGATCACCAGTGCAGCAATGGCCTTTGGATTCACCCTTGTCGCCCTCGTCGCTGTCGGAATGGTCACTTCTATCCTACAAGTCAGCAGCTCAATTAGCCTGAGTGGATAG
- a CDS encoding type II/IV secretion system protein: MSAPNFHSETLSWVKSLDEDAKALWEEIPREERIPFLARQHQTSVTEIAEDIAARGAVPYQDTFDVAENPAEILPARIIHEYQCLPLAEDPKSDSGLLTLVTVWPPDPRMSKWIRATCGRSPTWVLGNPEAVANTITQRFGIGSGSLDDSDLGLADDELEDDSEDQNAAIIRFVNEVIQRALTDRATDIHFEPQRDSLIIRYRIDGQLVPVRVPDNLVRFQSAIISRLKIMARLNISEKRRPQDGRISFTADRTELDIRISTFPTMYGESVSLRLLNVKSQPLSIRELGLQQEEEERVTQSLDRPYGIILVTGPTGSGKSTSLTAFLRKINRPERRIITVEDPIEYEVPGVNQTQIHSEIGLTFATSLRAILRQDPDVIMVGEIRDRETADIGIRASLTGHLVLSTLHTNDASGAITRLIDMDIEPFLVASAIEMIIAQRLVRRLCPACATPTEFPAGHVESCLTALNIDIQEAQHAHLLKQAVGCEQCRGLGYRGRVGIFEILRMSGEIHEKVVERASARAIRTIALQQGMKNLQYSGWEQAKRGLTTLDEVMRFADILEEDDPLMNANER; this comes from the coding sequence ATGTCCGCTCCTAATTTCCATAGTGAGACCCTCTCTTGGGTAAAGTCTCTTGACGAGGATGCAAAGGCCCTTTGGGAGGAAATACCCCGCGAGGAGCGCATTCCTTTCCTCGCGCGCCAGCACCAAACATCGGTCACTGAAATCGCCGAAGACATAGCCGCGCGTGGGGCCGTGCCCTACCAAGACACCTTCGATGTAGCAGAAAATCCAGCTGAGATACTTCCTGCCCGCATCATCCACGAATACCAGTGCTTGCCGCTCGCAGAGGATCCCAAATCTGATTCGGGTCTATTAACCCTGGTCACTGTTTGGCCCCCAGACCCACGCATGTCCAAGTGGATACGCGCCACCTGCGGCCGTTCGCCGACTTGGGTCTTGGGAAATCCAGAGGCAGTCGCCAACACTATTACCCAGCGCTTCGGTATCGGTTCTGGCTCTTTAGATGATTCCGACCTAGGCCTCGCTGACGATGAACTCGAAGACGACAGTGAGGACCAAAACGCGGCCATCATTCGCTTCGTCAACGAGGTAATCCAGCGTGCCCTCACCGACCGAGCTACAGACATTCATTTCGAGCCTCAGCGCGACTCACTCATCATCCGCTACCGGATCGATGGACAGCTCGTGCCTGTGCGTGTGCCTGACAACCTGGTGCGTTTCCAATCAGCGATTATCTCTCGCCTCAAGATCATGGCGCGACTCAACATCTCTGAGAAACGCCGCCCGCAAGATGGGCGTATCAGCTTTACTGCCGATCGAACAGAGCTGGACATCCGCATCTCCACCTTTCCCACCATGTATGGCGAAAGTGTCAGCCTACGTCTGCTCAATGTAAAGTCGCAGCCTCTCTCCATCCGCGAACTCGGCCTACAACAAGAGGAGGAAGAACGCGTCACTCAGTCTCTGGATCGTCCCTACGGCATCATCTTGGTCACGGGGCCCACCGGATCGGGAAAATCGACTTCTCTTACCGCTTTCCTGCGTAAGATCAACAGGCCCGAGCGACGTATCATCACCGTCGAAGACCCCATCGAATACGAAGTGCCCGGAGTTAATCAGACTCAAATACACAGCGAAATCGGTCTCACCTTTGCCACATCCCTGCGCGCCATTCTTCGTCAGGACCCCGATGTCATCATGGTCGGCGAAATCCGTGACCGGGAAACTGCGGATATCGGGATCCGGGCGTCACTCACGGGTCACCTTGTCCTGAGCACGCTACACACGAACGATGCATCGGGTGCCATCACACGGTTGATCGACATGGATATCGAGCCCTTCTTGGTCGCTTCGGCTATCGAGATGATCATCGCCCAGCGTCTCGTCCGCCGCCTGTGCCCAGCCTGTGCGACACCCACAGAATTTCCTGCTGGTCATGTCGAAAGCTGTTTAACCGCGCTCAACATCGATATCCAAGAAGCCCAACACGCACACCTCCTCAAGCAAGCCGTCGGCTGTGAGCAATGCCGTGGGCTTGGCTACCGAGGCCGCGTCGGCATCTTTGAAATCCTTCGCATGTCCGGAGAGATTCACGAAAAAGTAGTCGAACGTGCATCCGCCCGTGCCATCCGCACCATCGCCCTGCAACAGGGCATGAAAAACCTCCAATACTCTGGCTGGGAACAGGCTAAACGCGGCCTGACGACACTGGATGAAGTCATGCGTTTTGCAGATATCTTGGAAGAAGATGATCCGCTAATGAACGCGAATGAACGCTAA